One region of Polynucleobacter sp. Adler-ghost genomic DNA includes:
- a CDS encoding alpha/beta fold hydrolase → MSLDALFPGFQGRVFEVNGVQITGHVGGAGSPLLLLHGHPQTHAIWHKVAPELMKSHTLVMTDLRGYGDSSKPQGTSDHSNYSKRVMAQDQVEVMQQLGFNRFDVLAHDRGARVAHRLAMDHAASVRSLIMLDIAPTLSMYEKTNDAFAKAYWHWFFLIQPSPLPERLIEADPAAYIRDLMGRRHAGLKPFDPRALAEYMRCIALPGAAHGMCEDYRAAAGIDLIHDREDIAAGRKLEMPTMVLWGADGVVDKCFKPLQEWQAICRSVIGETLPCGHYLPEEAPDILLEKVLTFLNRDS, encoded by the coding sequence ATGTCATTAGATGCATTATTTCCAGGATTTCAGGGGCGTGTTTTTGAGGTAAATGGGGTTCAAATTACTGGCCATGTGGGCGGGGCTGGCTCACCACTATTGCTATTACATGGGCATCCCCAAACCCACGCCATTTGGCACAAGGTTGCGCCAGAGCTTATGAAGAGCCATACATTAGTAATGACGGATCTGCGGGGTTACGGGGACTCTTCTAAACCACAAGGCACAAGTGACCATAGTAATTATTCAAAGAGAGTGATGGCGCAGGATCAGGTAGAAGTCATGCAGCAACTTGGTTTTAATCGTTTTGATGTGCTGGCGCACGATCGTGGTGCACGGGTCGCCCATCGTTTAGCGATGGATCATGCAGCCTCAGTCAGAAGCTTGATCATGCTCGATATTGCTCCAACCCTCTCTATGTATGAAAAAACCAATGATGCATTTGCTAAAGCTTACTGGCATTGGTTCTTTTTAATACAACCCTCTCCATTACCGGAGCGACTCATTGAGGCGGATCCTGCGGCTTATATTCGGGATTTAATGGGTAGGCGTCATGCTGGACTAAAACCCTTTGACCCTAGGGCTTTAGCTGAATATATGCGTTGCATTGCCCTGCCTGGAGCAGCTCATGGCATGTGTGAGGATTACCGCGCCGCAGCTGGAATTGATTTAATCCACGATCGCGAAGATATTGCAGCTGGCAGGAAGTTGGAGATGCCAACAATGGTACTTTGGGGTGCAGACGGAGTAGTTGATAAATGCTTCAAGCCCCTCCAGGAGTGGCAGGCGATTTGTCGAAGTGTGATTGGTGAGACCTTGCCTTGTGGGCACTACCTTCCAGAGGAGGCGCCCGATATTCTGCTGGAAAAAGTACTGACATTTTTAAATCGGGACAGTTGA
- a CDS encoding amidohydrolase family protein, which translates to MMSPDEIARLIPAERAHFRSPIPTQAISSDEFLPGAQTPKQKEFESRIKDIGTTLAKNQGIPRRRFFQSAAGMAAAFLAMNDTFGPLYSVSHAEAATPELANERALVLKDQFIMDMHTHFLRDDTRLEGFVRSREAVGKASWNPALVGKPQTLDDLKFANYFKEVYLDSDTKVALISGSGSEDPRDWFLTNAMKAQARQSVNQESGTKRMFSHAIFMPGMSGWLEKAEADHENLKPDSFKGYTIGDNTNKQLSKHPWRLDDEKLLYPFYEKLAKWSKDKPSLANVCVHKGLYPPSITQQYPHLLAYAKVDDVAKAAKDWPQLNFIIYHSAFRYTGGTWDIGWEQFRQSGRIDWVTDLAQIPQKTGVTNIYGDLGQIFAQSTIAEPRLCAAMLGQLIQGLGADHVVWGTDAIWTGSPQWQIEALRRLEIPEDMQKRYGFNPLGAADGPVKRAIFGENSARLYNFTAAQRAALMTDKVALAKMNYDQHGDGRTNLRYGYMQA; encoded by the coding sequence ATGATGAGCCCTGATGAAATTGCAAGATTAATTCCAGCAGAAAGAGCGCACTTTCGCTCACCAATACCTACCCAGGCAATTTCAAGTGACGAGTTTTTGCCTGGTGCGCAGACGCCTAAGCAAAAAGAATTTGAAAGTCGTATTAAGGATATTGGTACAACGCTTGCGAAGAATCAGGGAATACCGCGCCGCCGATTTTTTCAAAGTGCCGCAGGAATGGCAGCAGCTTTTCTTGCAATGAATGACACTTTTGGTCCGCTATATAGCGTTAGCCATGCAGAGGCGGCAACACCAGAGCTGGCCAATGAAAGGGCTCTCGTATTAAAAGATCAGTTCATCATGGATATGCATACCCATTTCCTACGTGACGATACTAGGTTAGAGGGCTTTGTAAGATCTCGTGAGGCCGTTGGCAAAGCCTCATGGAATCCTGCTTTAGTAGGCAAGCCACAAACATTGGATGACTTGAAGTTCGCGAATTACTTTAAAGAGGTTTACTTAGATAGCGATACTAAAGTGGCATTGATTTCTGGTTCTGGATCCGAGGATCCTCGAGATTGGTTTTTAACTAACGCCATGAAGGCGCAGGCTCGTCAATCGGTCAATCAAGAATCCGGTACCAAAAGAATGTTCTCACACGCAATTTTTATGCCGGGAATGTCAGGTTGGCTAGAAAAGGCCGAAGCGGATCATGAAAATTTAAAGCCAGATTCTTTTAAGGGTTACACCATCGGTGACAACACAAATAAGCAGCTTTCAAAACATCCTTGGCGTCTTGATGATGAAAAATTACTCTATCCTTTTTATGAAAAGTTAGCAAAATGGAGTAAAGACAAGCCAAGCTTAGCGAATGTCTGTGTTCATAAGGGCCTTTATCCGCCATCTATCACGCAGCAATATCCTCACCTATTAGCTTATGCAAAAGTAGATGATGTTGCGAAAGCTGCCAAAGATTGGCCTCAATTAAATTTTATTATTTATCATTCAGCATTTCGTTATACGGGCGGCACTTGGGATATAGGTTGGGAGCAATTTAGACAATCTGGTCGAATTGATTGGGTGACAGATTTAGCTCAAATCCCACAAAAAACTGGCGTCACAAATATCTATGGCGACTTAGGTCAAATTTTTGCTCAAAGCACTATTGCGGAGCCAAGACTATGTGCTGCGATGTTGGGTCAGCTAATTCAAGGCTTGGGAGCAGATCATGTTGTTTGGGGTACTGACGCCATTTGGACTGGCTCTCCTCAGTGGCAAATTGAGGCCTTGCGCAGATTAGAAATTCCTGAGGATATGCAGAAAAGATATGGTTTTAATCCACTGGGGGCTGCAGATGGGCCAGTCAAGCGGGCGATCTTCGGTGAGAATTCTGCACGGCTCTATAACTTTACCGCTGCACAACGAGCAGCTTTAATGACTGATAAGGTTGCTTTAGCAAAGATGAATTATGACCAGCATGGCGATGGAAGAACAAACTTAAGATATGGCTATATGCAGGCTTAA
- a CDS encoding tripartite tricarboxylate transporter substrate binding protein, translated as MLTIERALLIRSIAVLFWAISFGSSAQTNWPNGHTVRVIVPFPGGASTLDSVVRTVTPEISKSLGSPVIVDNKPGAGTVIGVDATAKATDNLTVGGVANSFTVNQSLLKTLPYNTTKDLQPVVLMARTANVLAVKSSLPVNNLKELIDYAKKNPGKLSYASFGNGTTAHFAGEMLKSMAGIYVVHIPYRGQGPALTDLIAGNVDLMFGNLPDFLPYIKSGKIKAIGTTYLTRAPLAPEIPTIAEQGFPTFETDSWYGIVAPSSMTKDAVDRMNLAINKALQDPAVKKNFSDRGIEVIGGSPAKFQEHIQSEILKYERIVKSTKMQSD; from the coding sequence ATGCTAACGATTGAACGAGCACTTCTGATTCGTAGTATTGCAGTTTTATTTTGGGCAATTTCTTTTGGGTCATCGGCGCAGACGAACTGGCCAAATGGGCACACCGTTAGAGTCATTGTTCCTTTCCCGGGTGGAGCCAGTACATTAGATTCTGTGGTTCGAACAGTTACCCCGGAAATCTCTAAGTCTTTAGGCTCACCTGTAATTGTGGATAACAAGCCAGGTGCAGGAACAGTAATTGGCGTGGATGCAACCGCTAAGGCGACAGACAATCTGACTGTTGGAGGCGTTGCTAATAGTTTTACAGTAAACCAATCTTTGCTTAAAACTCTGCCCTATAACACTACAAAAGATTTGCAACCAGTCGTTTTGATGGCACGTACGGCGAATGTCTTGGCCGTGAAATCTAGTTTGCCTGTGAATAATTTAAAAGAGCTGATTGATTACGCAAAGAAAAACCCAGGAAAACTTTCTTACGCTTCATTTGGCAATGGCACAACAGCTCATTTCGCAGGCGAGATGCTGAAATCCATGGCCGGAATTTATGTAGTGCATATTCCTTATCGCGGGCAAGGTCCAGCATTAACTGATTTGATTGCCGGTAATGTGGATTTGATGTTTGGAAACTTACCGGATTTTCTGCCGTATATTAAATCTGGAAAAATTAAGGCAATCGGGACTACCTATTTAACTCGAGCACCTCTTGCTCCTGAAATCCCCACTATTGCTGAACAAGGATTTCCCACATTTGAAACAGACTCCTGGTATGGCATTGTTGCGCCAAGTAGTATGACAAAGGATGCTGTGGATAGAATGAATCTAGCCATTAATAAGGCTTTGCAGGATCCTGCTGTAAAAAAGAACTTTAGCGACAGAGGGATTGAAGTTATTGGCGGTAGCCCCGCTAAGTTCCAAGAGCATATTCAATCTGAAATCCTAAAATACGAGCGAATTGTGAAATCTACAAAAATGCAGTCTGACTGA
- a CDS encoding RraA family protein: protein MTFTAAKKEEIRLRYLEVDTSNVADVLDNMNLLQQGLSSQFSPFPDTTKRMAGWAYTIRGQMTPYPQGGDADKMTACQGISSGEISVWSGDGNGICYFGELIALGMKERGSVGALLDGGIRDVRWIGEHQFPVFACYRTPVQSIGRWKVTASQVPVYMRGHDGGNVIVRPGDFILCDDDGAIVIPMEHVESVLVESERLTAIEKNIRIDIANGLSLADALKKYGHV from the coding sequence ATGACTTTTACAGCGGCCAAAAAAGAAGAGATACGCCTTCGTTATCTAGAGGTTGATACCTCTAATGTTGCTGACGTCTTGGATAATATGAACCTTCTACAACAAGGCCTATCCTCGCAATTTTCACCTTTTCCAGACACAACAAAAAGAATGGCAGGGTGGGCTTATACGATTCGCGGACAAATGACACCCTATCCACAGGGGGGTGATGCTGACAAAATGACTGCTTGCCAAGGGATCTCTTCAGGTGAAATTAGTGTGTGGAGTGGAGATGGCAACGGAATTTGTTATTTTGGAGAATTAATTGCCCTTGGCATGAAAGAGCGTGGTTCGGTTGGGGCATTGCTTGACGGAGGTATACGAGATGTTCGATGGATTGGTGAGCATCAGTTCCCAGTTTTTGCTTGCTATCGAACCCCGGTTCAATCTATTGGACGCTGGAAGGTAACTGCCAGTCAGGTGCCTGTTTATATGCGTGGGCATGATGGCGGCAATGTCATTGTTAGGCCGGGCGACTTTATTTTGTGTGACGACGATGGTGCGATTGTGATCCCAATGGAGCATGTCGAATCTGTTTTGGTTGAATCAGAACGATTAACCGCAATTGAAAAGAATATTCGGATCGATATTGCTAATGGTTTAAGTCTTGCAGATGCATTAAAAAAGTATGGCCATGTTTAA
- a CDS encoding aspartate dehydrogenase, whose product METTTKPLRVAIAGLGAIGKSLASSLTSGSIPGVVLTAVSAKNHDKAKDFVNTLAYPVKVLSISDLEPEADVVVECAPAELLGDIISPFLRAKKKAIVLSVGAILFKPELIELAKTTGGTIMVPTGALIGLDAMIAAAEGEIFSVKMVTNKPPLGLKGAPHLIENNISVDGLTEPLKVFSGNAREAAKGFPANLNVVVALALAGVGPEKTHLEIWADPTVVRNTHTITVESDSAKFSMKMENIPSENPKTGRIVAQSVVAMLRKMLSTFQVGT is encoded by the coding sequence ACTTAGAGTGGCGATTGCTGGATTGGGGGCAATTGGAAAATCCTTGGCCAGCAGTTTAACTAGCGGGAGTATTCCGGGGGTGGTGTTAACAGCAGTATCAGCAAAAAATCATGACAAGGCAAAAGATTTTGTAAATACGCTTGCTTATCCGGTTAAGGTGCTTTCGATTTCAGACTTAGAGCCAGAGGCTGATGTAGTGGTTGAATGTGCGCCAGCAGAATTATTGGGGGATATCATTAGTCCCTTTTTGCGCGCCAAGAAAAAAGCCATAGTTTTATCTGTTGGCGCCATTCTATTTAAACCTGAATTAATTGAACTGGCAAAAACTACAGGTGGAACTATCATGGTGCCAACAGGCGCTCTAATTGGTTTGGATGCAATGATCGCTGCGGCTGAAGGAGAAATATTTTCAGTCAAAATGGTAACTAATAAGCCTCCTTTAGGATTGAAGGGTGCCCCTCATTTAATTGAGAATAATATTTCAGTAGATGGGCTTACTGAGCCATTAAAAGTATTTTCAGGGAATGCAAGGGAAGCTGCTAAAGGTTTTCCTGCGAACCTGAATGTAGTGGTGGCTTTGGCTTTGGCGGGTGTTGGCCCTGAGAAAACTCATTTAGAAATTTGGGCAGACCCTACTGTAGTAAGAAATACGCATACGATTACAGTTGAGTCAGATTCTGCAAAATTTTCCATGAAAATGGAGAATATCCCCTCAGAAAATCCTAAAACTGGACGTATCGTTGCGCAAAGTGTAGTTGCCATGCTGCGTAAGATGTTGTCAACATTCCAAGTTGGAACCTAA